The Pongo abelii isolate AG06213 chromosome 21, NHGRI_mPonAbe1-v2.0_pri, whole genome shotgun sequence genome has a window encoding:
- the DSTN gene encoding destrin isoform X2: MASGVQVADEVCRIFYDMKVRKCSTPEEIKKRKKAVIFCLSADKKCIIVEEGKEILVGDVGVTITDPFKHFVGMLPEKDCRYALYDASFETKESRKEELMFFLWAPELAPLKSKMIYASSKDAIKKKFQGIKHECQANGPEDLNRACIAEKLGGSLIVAFEGCPV, encoded by the exons GCCTCAGGAGTGCAAGTAGCTGATGAAGTATGTCGCATTTTTTATGACATGAAAGTTCGTAAATGCTCCACAccagaagaaatcaagaaaagaaagaaggctgtCATTTTTTGTCTCAGTGCAGACAAAAAGTGCATCATTGTAGAAGAAGGCAAAGAGATCTTGGTTGGAGATGTTGGTGTAACCATAACTGATCCTTTCAAGCATTTTGTGGGAATGCTTCCTGAAAAAGATTGTCGCTATGCTTTGTATGATGCAAGCTTTGAAACAAAAGAATCCAGAAAAGAGGAGTTGATGTTTTTTTTGTG GGCACCAGAACTAGCACCTCTGAAAAGTAAAATGATCTATGCAAGCTCCAAGGatgcaattaaaaagaaatttcaag GCATAAAACATGAATGTCAAGCAAATGGACCAGAAGATCTCAATCGGGCTTGTATTGCTGAAAAGTTAGGTGGATCCTTAATTGTAGCCTTTGAAGGATGCCCTGTGTAG